In one Ktedonobacteraceae bacterium genomic region, the following are encoded:
- a CDS encoding HAD family hydrolase, translating into MPTLVFLLDVDNTLIDNDKVKEDFSTHLEVELGPKLAARFWELYEAVRKERSVVDIPLTFRRLREEIPLSELDEQTFLHAESIFDNYPFYNALYPHTLETLQHLRSMGLTVIVSDGDQFFQSEKIFRSDLAESVEGRVLIYTHKQQHLEEILQKYPADHYVMIDDKPDILVDSKALMGKKLTTVFVEQGHYAKQVPDNFSPDIHVLHIGDLRNFTMEQFLKS; encoded by the coding sequence ATGCCAACACTGGTATTCTTACTCGATGTCGATAACACGCTGATCGATAACGATAAAGTGAAAGAGGATTTCAGCACACATCTTGAAGTGGAGCTAGGGCCGAAATTAGCTGCCCGCTTCTGGGAACTCTATGAAGCGGTGCGTAAAGAAAGGAGCGTCGTCGACATACCCCTCACTTTTCGCCGGCTGCGTGAAGAAATCCCGCTTTCCGAACTGGACGAGCAGACCTTTCTTCACGCGGAATCGATCTTTGACAACTACCCATTCTATAATGCCCTGTATCCTCATACCCTCGAAACGCTACAGCATCTTCGCTCGATGGGACTGACGGTCATTGTCTCCGATGGCGATCAATTCTTTCAGTCCGAGAAGATTTTTCGCAGCGATCTGGCAGAAAGTGTGGAGGGCCGCGTTCTGATCTATACGCACAAGCAACAGCACCTGGAAGAGATTCTCCAGAAGTATCCTGCCGATCACTACGTCATGATTGATGATAAGCCGGATATCCTGGTTGACTCCAAGGCCCTTATGGGTAAGAAATTGACGACGGTATTCGTTGAACAGGGACACTATGCGAAACAGGTGCCGGACAACTTTAGTCCTGACATTCACGTATTACATATCGGCGACCTGAGAAACTTTACTATGGAGCAATTTCTGAAATCGTAA
- a CDS encoding ATP-grasp domain-containing protein — MNRTKENIPQRVLLLMSPATYRAGAFLHAARDLNLEVVVGIDLPETLADYWHVPLGIDFADPEASVQTIVEFAQEHPLAAILSVDDSATELAALASAALGLPCNSPKAAEAARDKLLMRTLMSAGGAPCPVFRPFSLGDDPAWIAGQVSYPCVLKPLRLSGSRGVIRANNVDEFIAAFHRLKRILVAEGNSAYETSFLVEDFIPGFEVALEGILTYGQLKVLALFDKPDPLDGPFFEETIYVTPSRLPARVQAEIARCVSIAAASLELREGPVHAELRVNEQGPWMLEIAGRSIGGLCSTILEFSSGMCLEELILRHAIGEKITNVERDQHAAGVMMIPIPSAGILKGVHGVEEAEKVPLITGVEITAKLNYPLMPLPEGASYLGFIFARGDTPVEVEAAIRKAHKLLRFEIRREIPVLGRSL, encoded by the coding sequence ATGAATAGAACAAAAGAGAATATTCCTCAGCGGGTATTGCTGTTGATGTCTCCTGCCACCTACCGGGCTGGAGCTTTTTTACATGCCGCCAGGGATCTGAATCTTGAGGTTGTGGTGGGCATTGATCTTCCAGAAACGCTCGCCGATTACTGGCACGTTCCGCTGGGCATCGATTTTGCCGATCCCGAAGCGTCGGTTCAAACCATTGTCGAGTTTGCGCAGGAACATCCGCTCGCGGCCATTCTTTCGGTCGATGATAGCGCAACTGAACTGGCGGCACTTGCCAGCGCGGCCCTGGGGTTGCCCTGCAACTCGCCAAAAGCAGCAGAGGCGGCCCGCGATAAACTGCTGATGCGCACATTGATGTCGGCGGGTGGCGCTCCCTGCCCTGTTTTCCGGCCATTTTCGCTGGGTGATGATCCCGCCTGGATTGCCGGTCAGGTAAGCTATCCATGTGTCTTAAAACCGCTGCGTCTTTCGGGCAGCCGGGGAGTGATACGTGCCAACAATGTTGATGAATTCATCGCAGCCTTCCATCGTCTCAAGCGCATTCTGGTTGCCGAGGGCAATTCGGCCTATGAAACCTCTTTTCTGGTAGAGGACTTTATCCCCGGCTTTGAAGTTGCCCTGGAAGGCATCCTGACATATGGACAATTGAAGGTGCTGGCGCTCTTCGATAAGCCCGATCCATTGGATGGCCCTTTCTTTGAAGAGACCATCTATGTGACGCCCTCGCGCCTGCCTGCCAGGGTACAGGCGGAGATTGCGCGCTGTGTATCCATTGCGGCGGCATCGCTTGAATTGCGCGAGGGGCCGGTACATGCCGAGTTGCGTGTCAACGAGCAGGGTCCCTGGATGCTGGAGATTGCTGGACGTTCCATCGGTGGATTGTGTTCGACCATCCTGGAATTTAGCTCTGGTATGTGCCTGGAAGAACTGATCCTGCGTCACGCTATCGGTGAGAAAATTACCAACGTTGAACGCGATCAACACGCCGCGGGCGTAATGATGATCCCGATTCCTTCTGCCGGCATACTCAAGGGCGTGCATGGTGTTGAAGAAGCTGAGAAAGTGCCGCTCATTACCGGCGTTGAGATTACCGCAAAGTTGAACTATCCTCTCATGCCCTTACCAGAAGGAGCCAGTTATCTCGGCTTCATCTTTGCGCGCGGCGATACTCCTGTCGAGGTGGAAGCGGCTATTCGCAAGGCGCATAAGTTGTTGCGGTTTGAGATCCGGCGGGAAATCCCCGTATTAGGACGGAGCTTGTAA
- a CDS encoding recombinase family protein, whose protein sequence is MKSKDIPKKAAIYARADGFPLAYESGSLTSQIDLNTQYCKKHGYAIVAVFQEIATGAISERVEFLKLRQALEEHAFDVIVVSSFDRLSEDRSIVQAFIIEAEGKGYWVESVTEPEIDIQEELLA, encoded by the coding sequence ATGAAGAGCAAAGATATACCGAAAAAGGCGGCGATTTATGCCAGGGCTGATGGCTTTCCATTAGCATATGAATCCGGTTCTCTGACATCGCAAATTGATTTGAATACTCAATACTGTAAGAAGCATGGCTATGCAATTGTGGCTGTTTTCCAGGAGATAGCTACCGGCGCAATTTCTGAGAGGGTCGAGTTTTTAAAACTCAGGCAGGCACTGGAGGAACATGCATTTGATGTAATTGTCGTCTCCTCATTTGATAGACTCAGTGAAGATCGTTCAATTGTCCAGGCTTTTATTATTGAGGCAGAAGGAAAAGGTTATTGGGTTGAATCGGTAACTGAACCAGAGATTGATATACAGGAGGAATTGCTGGCATAG
- a CDS encoding LURP-one-related family protein encodes MRYHLRERAWSLTEAFVIRDDAGNPVFEVRGKFFHIGDDLVMFDRYTGQELVHIKQRILSLLPHYQIYRNGQLWADVHEQFRFFGERFKVEGENGIVFHVDGDIWRWNFTVSDDQGNLLAQIGRQFSLFRDSYAVDVAPNVDAPFILALAIVIEMVKEHHERDRH; translated from the coding sequence ATGCGATATCACTTACGAGAACGCGCATGGAGCCTGACAGAGGCATTTGTCATTCGCGACGATGCCGGCAATCCCGTCTTTGAGGTGCGCGGCAAATTTTTCCACATCGGCGATGACCTGGTGATGTTCGATCGCTATACCGGCCAGGAACTGGTGCATATCAAACAGCGCATCCTGTCGCTTCTGCCGCACTACCAGATCTATCGCAACGGCCAGCTGTGGGCCGATGTACACGAGCAATTCCGCTTTTTTGGCGAGCGTTTCAAGGTGGAGGGAGAAAACGGCATCGTGTTCCACGTCGATGGCGATATATGGCGTTGGAATTTCACTGTGAGCGATGATCAAGGCAATTTGCTAGCGCAGATTGGTCGCCAGTTCTCGCTCTTCCGCGACAGCTACGCCGTTGATGTCGCCCCCAACGTCGATGCACCGTTTATCCTCGCACTGGCAATCGTGATCGAGATGGTGAAAGAGCATCACGAGCGAGACCGCCATTAA
- a CDS encoding LuxR C-terminal-related transcriptional regulator — MPKTAQYIVIWSQKEDRYLLTESKSGASHLLSDEEYWQQWLAAHRSFAFHGRNGQINLLKEKRSRGEDDYWYAYQRHGKQMVKRYAGRSVQLNAERLEEISTLLAQWDEVKTGQPSENASPAFSPVQFEPLLMPKLQPPRSQKSLLKREHLLELLDKGLEHKLTIISSPAGYGKTTAVAQWIAERGTDQDVARIAYVALDEGDNDPIRFWRYIIAACQKFQADFGKEALELLLANRLPPFKPLQMMLIALLNELSQLEQPGVLILDDFHTISSPPLRETLAFFLEHLPTSFHVFLLMRGDPTLSLTRLRARNELLEIYPPYLGFSREETRTFFEQELPFPLSEKVLRQIYDKLEGWPAGIRLLSGTLPLVKSEQEFEHTLEAFSGRYWRIQDYFLNEVLRTLPEDLQEFLLQTCIFPRLAAALCDAVLERNDSTQRLAALYGGDLFLIPLNATGEWGRYQSLFADAMQQEARKRLGDERLRALAAAASLWYEQHGLLVEAIETALYAADFTRSANLIQQFIEDKQQSIMPTIPEVYSLNRWLECLPQEVLERNPYLCLHYAMTLLFKLMEDPRASDRKERIYSLLQVAEQQWRDANNTAKLAEVFAFRALLARQEGKMLQAVTWAKQALAWLPPEGRTWRSIALTVVVMGEMVDGQLKHARTYLLEALTLNEQQGNVIYARATRGMLSWVSLEQGELHHAAEQFHQMQAEARAQGDFDDIARSQLGLAQIAYQWNNLEEAQQAVQETLEIGEQMNVEEFLALATMRLALIEYAQGQSKQAQQRLLAWLTGKTTFSTPHSYHLYREVQATLTRLQLMSGDHVGPERWFASIKQREEPLPLLQRQREQLLQARLFLAQGAIGEAIERLDSLSAATQQSGHLYFWMEIRMVLTLAYLQQKSREKAQQQLLQLLKLTHGENYMRLYLNEGEELANLLHGCLPQIHEKIVLAYARRILHAFDREIGTSEQNTQPTTVLIEPLSSQEQKVLRLLAAGNSNAEIARELVVSVNTIRTQVQSIYRKLNVNNRVEASALARQLELV; from the coding sequence ATGCCGAAGACAGCACAATACATCGTAATCTGGTCCCAGAAGGAAGACAGGTATCTTTTAACCGAGTCGAAAAGCGGAGCTTCACATTTGCTGTCAGATGAAGAATACTGGCAGCAATGGCTCGCAGCCCATCGCTCGTTTGCCTTTCATGGTCGCAATGGACAGATCAATTTGTTGAAAGAGAAGCGCAGCCGTGGTGAAGATGATTACTGGTACGCTTATCAACGCCATGGAAAGCAGATGGTGAAGCGTTACGCCGGTCGCAGCGTGCAATTGAACGCGGAACGACTGGAAGAAATCTCAACCCTATTAGCACAGTGGGATGAGGTGAAAACTGGCCAGCCCTCTGAGAACGCTTCCCCTGCTTTCAGTCCTGTACAATTCGAACCACTCTTGATGCCCAAACTACAGCCACCTCGCAGCCAGAAATCACTTCTGAAACGCGAGCATTTGCTGGAACTGCTGGATAAAGGTCTCGAACACAAATTGACCATCATCTCCAGCCCAGCAGGTTATGGCAAGACAACTGCAGTTGCTCAATGGATTGCGGAAAGAGGCACAGACCAGGACGTTGCGCGTATCGCCTATGTTGCCCTGGATGAGGGCGATAACGATCCCATTCGCTTCTGGCGTTACATCATTGCGGCTTGCCAGAAGTTTCAAGCAGACTTCGGCAAGGAGGCGCTTGAATTGTTGCTGGCAAACCGGTTGCCACCTTTCAAGCCTCTGCAAATGATGCTGATCGCTCTATTGAACGAGTTAAGCCAGCTTGAACAACCTGGTGTCCTGATTCTGGATGATTTTCATACGATTAGCTCGCCGCCGCTGCGTGAAACACTCGCTTTTTTCCTTGAGCACCTGCCCACTTCGTTTCACGTGTTCCTGCTTATGCGTGGAGACCCTACTCTCTCTTTGACCCGCCTGCGCGCGCGTAACGAGCTGCTGGAAATCTACCCGCCATACCTGGGGTTTTCGCGAGAAGAGACGCGCACTTTTTTCGAGCAGGAACTCCCTTTCCCACTTTCAGAAAAAGTGTTGCGCCAGATATACGATAAACTGGAGGGTTGGCCCGCGGGTATACGCCTGCTCTCCGGAACGTTGCCTCTTGTGAAAAGCGAGCAAGAATTTGAGCACACGCTGGAGGCATTTTCAGGCCGTTATTGGAGAATCCAGGATTACTTTCTGAACGAAGTGCTGCGGACACTACCGGAAGACCTGCAAGAGTTTCTGCTACAGACATGCATCTTTCCTCGCCTGGCAGCCGCGCTTTGCGATGCGGTATTGGAGCGCAATGACAGCACGCAGCGGCTCGCGGCACTATATGGAGGCGATCTTTTTCTGATACCATTAAACGCTACAGGAGAGTGGGGACGCTATCAATCTCTCTTTGCTGATGCAATGCAGCAAGAAGCTCGCAAACGATTGGGAGATGAGCGATTGCGCGCCCTTGCTGCCGCGGCAAGCCTGTGGTACGAGCAGCATGGACTGCTGGTCGAGGCAATTGAAACCGCGCTTTATGCTGCTGACTTTACCCGCTCCGCCAATCTTATCCAGCAGTTCATCGAGGACAAACAGCAGAGCATTATGCCAACCATCCCGGAGGTGTATAGCTTGAATCGCTGGTTGGAATGCCTGCCGCAAGAAGTGCTGGAACGCAACCCCTACCTTTGTTTGCACTACGCCATGACCCTGCTTTTTAAACTCATGGAAGACCCACGTGCTTCAGACCGCAAAGAGCGTATTTATTCCCTGCTGCAAGTGGCGGAACAACAATGGCGTGATGCCAATAACACCGCGAAGCTGGCCGAAGTATTCGCTTTCCGGGCACTACTAGCGCGTCAAGAAGGAAAAATGCTCCAGGCCGTCACATGGGCCAAACAGGCGCTGGCATGGCTCCCGCCTGAAGGACGCACCTGGCGCAGTATTGCTCTGACGGTGGTCGTAATGGGAGAGATGGTTGACGGGCAGCTGAAACACGCGCGCACCTACCTGCTTGAGGCACTGACACTTAATGAACAACAGGGCAATGTCATCTATGCGCGTGCGACTCGCGGCATGCTCAGCTGGGTAAGTTTAGAGCAGGGAGAGCTTCATCACGCGGCTGAGCAGTTTCACCAGATGCAGGCCGAGGCCCGGGCGCAGGGGGATTTTGACGATATTGCTCGTTCGCAGTTGGGGCTGGCACAAATTGCCTATCAATGGAACAATCTGGAAGAGGCACAGCAGGCTGTACAGGAGACCCTGGAAATTGGCGAGCAGATGAATGTGGAAGAGTTTCTGGCCCTGGCAACGATGCGACTGGCGCTGATTGAGTACGCGCAGGGTCAGAGCAAACAGGCACAACAACGTCTCCTGGCGTGGTTGACCGGGAAAACAACGTTCAGCACGCCTCACAGCTACCACCTCTATCGAGAAGTACAGGCCACGCTGACGCGCTTGCAACTCATGAGCGGTGACCACGTCGGTCCTGAACGCTGGTTTGCAAGTATCAAGCAACGTGAAGAACCTCTACCATTACTACAGCGGCAGCGCGAGCAGTTGCTACAAGCTCGTTTGTTTCTTGCGCAAGGAGCGATTGGCGAGGCAATAGAGCGGCTCGATTCCTTAAGTGCGGCAACACAGCAAAGCGGCCACCTGTACTTCTGGATGGAAATTCGGATGGTACTGACGCTAGCGTATCTCCAACAGAAATCGCGTGAGAAAGCGCAGCAGCAATTACTGCAACTATTAAAACTCACGCACGGCGAGAACTATATGCGCCTTTACCTCAATGAAGGCGAGGAACTGGCCAACCTCTTGCACGGATGCTTACCTCAAATACACGAGAAAATTGTACTGGCCTACGCGCGTCGCATCCTCCACGCTTTTGATAGGGAAATCGGCACATCAGAGCAAAACACACAACCTACCACAGTACTGATAGAGCCTTTAAGTTCGCAGGAACAGAAAGTCCTGCGTCTGCTCGCGGCAGGAAACTCCAATGCAGAGATTGCACGCGAACTGGTCGTGTCGGTCAATACGATACGAACGCAGGTACAGAGTATCTATCGCAAACTGAACGTCAACAACCGTGTCGAGGCTAGCGCCCTTGCCAGGCAGCTTGAACTGGTCTAA
- a CDS encoding peptide chain release factor-like protein has product MVETYPTDRASLERDCNREYFIAGGPGGQHRNKVETGVRLTHRPTGIVVTATERRSQHANREMAFERMAERLEERQRVVKPRTATRPTPASRVRRLETKRRTGMVKRLRSAQVEE; this is encoded by the coding sequence ATGGTTGAGACGTATCCGACCGACCGCGCATCATTGGAACGCGATTGCAATAGAGAATACTTTATTGCCGGCGGACCCGGTGGCCAGCACCGCAATAAGGTTGAGACGGGCGTCCGCCTGACCCATCGTCCAACCGGCATCGTGGTGACAGCTACTGAACGCCGCTCGCAACATGCCAACCGTGAAATGGCTTTTGAGCGTATGGCCGAACGCCTTGAAGAGCGGCAGCGTGTCGTGAAGCCGCGCACAGCAACACGGCCTACGCCAGCCAGCCGCGTGCGCCGGCTTGAGACGAAACGGCGTACAGGCATGGTAAAGAGACTGAGGTCGGCTCAGGTGGAAGAGTAG
- a CDS encoding DNA-3-methyladenine glycosylase I, with amino-acid sequence MATSYCEAAQLNPLHKSYHDTEYGFPLRDDATLFERLALEINQAGLSWLTILKKKDAFHRAFDGFDIDRVAAYGEKDVARLLADANIIRNRLKINAVIENARRLQTLCEEYGSFAAWLDQHHPKTMAEWQKLFKKTFVFTGGEIVREFLVSVGYLPGAHDPSCVIYERIAELKPAWMQAGG; translated from the coding sequence ATGGCAACGAGTTACTGTGAAGCAGCGCAACTGAATCCCCTGCACAAATCCTATCATGATACTGAATATGGCTTCCCGTTGCGTGACGACGCCACTTTGTTCGAGCGCCTGGCATTAGAGATCAACCAGGCAGGCCTCTCCTGGCTTACCATCCTGAAGAAAAAGGATGCCTTTCACCGGGCATTTGATGGTTTCGATATTGATCGTGTGGCAGCATATGGTGAGAAAGATGTAGCGCGGCTCCTGGCCGATGCGAATATCATACGCAATCGTTTGAAAATAAACGCGGTGATTGAAAATGCGCGCAGGCTGCAAACGCTGTGTGAAGAATATGGATCGTTCGCTGCGTGGCTGGATCAGCATCATCCAAAAACGATGGCAGAGTGGCAAAAGCTGTTCAAGAAAACGTTTGTCTTTACCGGTGGCGAGATTGTGCGTGAGTTTCTGGTAAGTGTGGGATATTTGCCGGGCGCGCATGATCCGTCCTGCGTGATTTATGAACGGATTGCTGAATTGAAACCCGCATGGATGCAGGCTGGTGGTTGA
- a CDS encoding threonine/serine dehydratase has translation MRTEIKDAHERIAGYVRTTPIMHLEAGAWGLDAHVVLKLEQLQHTGSFKPRGAFNRILSHEVPEVGVIAASGGNHGVAVAYAARQLGYRAEIFVPEVCPPVKVQRLGDYGAQVYLVGATYAEALLASQARAVETGALVIHAYDQPEVVAGQGTLGCEFARQVPNLDTVLVAVGGGGLIAGVAAWFEGNVRVIGVEPISAASMAAALQAGEPVDFNVGGVAADSLGARRVGTLAFDYVKRYVDRVVVVQDESIRAAQRVLWNDLRLVAEPGGATAAAALISGAYQPAPGERVGVVICGGNTDPGQVV, from the coding sequence ATGCGTACTGAAATCAAAGATGCTCATGAACGAATAGCAGGCTATGTACGAACAACACCGATTATGCATCTTGAAGCAGGAGCATGGGGACTCGATGCACACGTGGTGTTGAAACTTGAACAACTCCAGCATACCGGGTCATTTAAGCCACGCGGAGCATTCAATCGTATCCTGAGTCATGAAGTCCCGGAAGTGGGTGTAATTGCTGCATCCGGCGGCAATCATGGTGTAGCTGTCGCCTACGCTGCAAGGCAGTTGGGATATCGCGCAGAAATATTTGTGCCGGAAGTGTGTCCCCCTGTAAAAGTGCAGCGCCTGGGGGATTATGGAGCGCAGGTATATCTGGTAGGAGCGACCTATGCCGAGGCATTGCTGGCAAGCCAGGCACGTGCAGTCGAGACGGGTGCGCTGGTGATTCATGCCTATGACCAGCCCGAAGTTGTTGCTGGTCAAGGTACACTTGGGTGTGAATTTGCGCGACAGGTTCCCAATCTTGATACGGTCCTGGTAGCAGTGGGTGGAGGAGGTCTCATTGCGGGTGTAGCGGCCTGGTTCGAGGGCAATGTGCGCGTTATTGGTGTAGAGCCGATATCTGCGGCGAGCATGGCAGCCGCGCTTCAAGCAGGAGAACCGGTCGATTTCAATGTGGGAGGGGTAGCCGCGGATTCTTTAGGGGCCAGGCGTGTCGGAACGTTGGCGTTTGATTATGTGAAACGCTATGTTGATCGCGTTGTCGTTGTTCAAGACGAGAGCATCCGGGCAGCTCAGCGCGTCCTGTGGAACGACCTGCGGCTTGTGGCGGAGCCAGGAGGAGCAACCGCCGCTGCCGCGCTAATCAGTGGAGCCTACCAACCGGCACCGGGCGAGCGAGTTGGTGTGGTAATATGCGGAGGCAATACTGATCCCGGCCAGGTTGTATGA
- a CDS encoding PQQ-binding-like beta-propeller repeat protein, with protein sequence MMIVPAKARVVRSVQVAILSVCVLLGLLGLGSPLALAMPTKSGAEQWSFKTGNYVSSSPAVVNGVVYVGSADDNVYALDAATGAQIWAFKTGGPIYQSSPAVVNGVVYIGSYDHNVYALDATSGTVIWTFPTGSIIGSSPTVVNGVVYIGSDDHNIYALDASTGTEIWSYKTGSYVVSSPTVDNGLLFVGSGDDNVYALDAATGTQVWTFATGGPVVSSPAVANGIVYIGSNDDNVYAINEASGAETWAFKTGGSVQSSPAIVNNAVYIGSNDHKIYSIDAIAGTEIRAFATGGIVIAKPAVVNGSIYVGSEDHKVYDIKVKTGKKKWAFKTGGPVESSPAVVNGTVYIGSNDDNVYALQA encoded by the coding sequence ATGATGATAGTGCCAGCAAAAGCTAGAGTCGTTCGCAGTGTTCAGGTGGCTATTCTGTCAGTATGTGTGCTGCTGGGCCTGCTCGGATTAGGAAGTCCATTGGCCCTGGCCATGCCAACAAAAAGCGGAGCGGAGCAGTGGTCTTTCAAGACAGGTAACTATGTATCCTCCTCACCTGCAGTAGTCAATGGCGTTGTGTATGTCGGGTCAGCAGACGATAATGTTTACGCGCTGGATGCTGCTACCGGCGCACAGATCTGGGCCTTCAAGACGGGTGGCCCAATTTATCAATCTTCTCCGGCAGTCGTCAACGGCGTCGTCTATATTGGCTCATATGATCACAATGTGTATGCGCTGGACGCCACAAGCGGAACCGTAATTTGGACGTTCCCGACCGGCTCAATTATTGGCTCCTCTCCAACAGTCGTCAACGGCGTCGTTTATATCGGCTCAGACGATCATAATATTTACGCGCTAGACGCCTCGACTGGAACTGAAATATGGAGCTACAAGACAGGTTCATATGTGGTATCTTCCCCTACTGTGGATAACGGCCTGCTCTTTGTCGGCTCAGGTGATGACAACGTCTATGCTCTCGATGCTGCTACAGGCACACAGGTGTGGACTTTCGCAACGGGTGGACCTGTTGTATCTTCCCCGGCAGTAGCCAACGGTATCGTTTATATTGGCTCAAATGATGACAACGTCTACGCCATCAATGAAGCCAGCGGTGCCGAAACCTGGGCTTTCAAAACAGGTGGGTCTGTTCAATCTTCACCTGCTATAGTCAATAATGCGGTCTATATCGGCTCGAATGACCACAAAATCTACTCTATTGATGCCATTGCTGGAACCGAAATTCGGGCTTTTGCGACAGGGGGTATTGTGATCGCCAAACCGGCAGTGGTCAACGGCAGCATCTATGTTGGCTCAGAAGATCACAAGGTCTATGACATTAAGGTGAAGACCGGCAAAAAGAAGTGGGCTTTCAAGACGGGCGGTCCTGTTGAATCCTCACCAGCAGTAGTGAACGGGACAGTCTATATTGGCTCGAATGATGATAACGTCTATGCGCTCCAGGCGTAG